ACATGCTGCAGCTTCCGGAATCTATCGGAGAGTTAGAATCATTGGTGAAGTTGGATTTAAATTATTCGGGGATCTCCGTTCTCCCTTATTCCATTGGAAAGTTAAAGAGTCTCAACAATTTACTTTTATCTTATTGCAAGAATATGTTGCAGCTTCCGGAATCTATCGGGGAGCTAAAATCATTAGTGAAATTGGATTTAACATCCTCAATGATCTCCTTTCTCCctaattccattggaaggttaaAGAATTTAGAGtatttacatttatttgaaTGCGATAAAAATTATGAACTTCCAGATACTATCGGGAAATAGAATCATTGATCACATTGGATTTAAACCCCTCAGGGATCTTTGTTCTCCCTCATTCCATTGGAAGCTTAAAGAATCTTAAGTATTTGCTATTATCTAAATGTAAGAATTTACATGAGCTTCCGGACTCTATCGGGGAACTACAATCATTGTTCGAGTTGGATTTAAATCTCTTGAGGATATCCACTCTCCCTGATTCCATTGGAAGATTAGAGAATCTCAAGCATTTGTGTTTACGTGAATGCAAAAATTTACATAAGCTTCCGGACTCTATTGGAGAACTAAAATCATTGGTCAAGTTGGACTTAAAACTCTCGGGAATTGACATCCTCCCTAATTCCATTGGAATGTTAACAAATGTCACGCACTTGTCTTTTTTTGGATGTGAGAATCTACTTAACCTTCCAGACTCTATCGGGAAATTGGAAGTATTGGTCAAGTTGGATTTAAAACTCTCGGGGATCTCCATTCTCCTTattccattggaaggttaaAGAATCTCAAGCATTTGCTATTATCGAATGCAAAAATTTACATGAGCTACCGGATTCTATTTGGGAACTAAAATCGTTGGTCGAGTTGGATTTGAAACTctcaaaaatttatatttccccTTATTCCATTGGATGGTTAATGAACTTCAcgcatttgtctttttttggaTCTGAGAATTTACTCGAGCTTCCAAACTCTATTGAGAAACTAGAAGGAttggatgagttggatttaaaactcTCAAGGATTTCCGTTCTCCCCGATTCCATTGAAAGGTTAAAGAATCTTAAACATTTActtatatttgaattctcacaTGAGCTTTcgaattttattagagatccaGAATCATTGGGAAAGTTGGATTTAAAATTCTCTGGGTCCGTTTTCCCTGATTCCATTGAAAGATTAACAAATTTGACACATTTTTCCTTTGGAATAGGCGATAGTATACTTGAGCTTGTGCGCACTACTTGGGAACCAAAGTCATTGGTCAAGTTGAATTTAAAAATCTTGGAGATCTCTATTCTCCTTGATTCCATTGAAAAGTTCACGAATTTAACGCATttgtctttttcaaaatgcatgtATCTACATGAGCTTCCGAACTCTATTGAAAAAATGGAGTTTTTGGTCGAGTTGGATTTAAGATTCTCTAAGATCTCCTTTCTTCCCGATTTTATTGGAAATCTGAAGAGACTAAAAGTCTTAAAGGTGGCATACACAAAGATACACACGATACCTTGTTCTCTTGGAGGAGTGGAGTCGCTTGAAGAGCTCGATGCCTCATTTTGTCTGCATCTCAAGGATGAAATCCCATGGGAATTGTGGAGCCTGACTCATTTGAGGATCCTGGATTTAGATGGGAGCCCAATCTCTACAGTGCCGAGAAAGATCAGTGGTTTCTCTAGTCTCCAGACGCTTAAAATTGCAAGCCATCGACTTTCCCCCTTGCCAGAGCTTCCCTCAAGTTTGAAATGTCTTGTTGTTGTAGCTGCTCAATTCCCTATTCTTCCCAACCTCTCAAGTCTAGTTCATTTACATCATCTCGAAGTGCGTAAAGAACAACATATGACACTTTGGATCCCACACAAGGTTACCTCACCTTGGAAGGACGTGTTGTCCATCAATCAGCTTCCACTTAGCTTATCAACCTTGAAAATT
This region of Eucalyptus grandis isolate ANBG69807.140 chromosome 8, ASM1654582v1, whole genome shotgun sequence genomic DNA includes:
- the LOC108953834 gene encoding plant intracellular Ras-group-related LRR protein 5-like; amino-acid sequence: MYLHELPNSIEKMEFLVELDLRFSKISFLPDFIGNLKRLKVLKVAYTKIHTIPCSLGGVESLEELDASFCLHLKDEIPWELWSLTHLRILDLDGSPISTVPRKISGFSSLQTLKIASHRLSPLPELPSSLKCLVVVAAQFPILPNLSSLVHLHHLEVRKEQHMTLWIPHKVTSPWKDVLSINQLPLSLSTLKIHSIPQLPYISDLQNLLVLSISKCLMPCLPDLSHLKRLQELQLDDFPELVEIPGLGELESLKFLYIIMCDVIKQLPNLSKLKNLLRLKLIHCVKLRAVEGLKELNFLEYAEIRYCKSLERLPDVPTSTKLETDQAPLEPAEHTMQPAKRLRLSVD